A genomic stretch from Hemicordylus capensis ecotype Gifberg chromosome 5, rHemCap1.1.pri, whole genome shotgun sequence includes:
- the PHLDA1 gene encoding pleckstrin homology-like domain family A member 1 has translation MLEDGFKPVKEGMLEKRSDGLLQLWKKKRCILTEEGLLLIPPKQPQQSPPLELAAAAAAAPPGTETTVVAAKIKELPFSTMKTVDCVERKGKYVYFTVVMAEGKEIDFRCPQEQGWNAEITLQLVQYKNRQAILAVKSTRQKQQHLVQQHGPRLRSASNSA, from the coding sequence ATGCTGGAGGACGGCTTCAAGCCGGTGAaggagggcatgctggagaagCGCAGCGACGGCTTGCTGCAGCTCTGGAAGAAGAAGCGCTGTATTCTCACCGAGGAAGGGCTGCTGCTTATCCCGCCCAAGCAGCCGCAGCAGTCTCCGCCGCTGGagctggcggcggcagcggcggcggctcccCCTGGCACGGAGACGACGGTGGTGGCCGCCAAGATCAAGGAGCTGCCCTTCTCCACCATGAAGACGGTGGATTGTGTGGAAAGGAAGGGCAAGTACGTGTATTTCACGGTGGTGATGGCCGAGGGCAAGGAGATCGACTTTCGGTGTCCGCAGGAGCAGGGCTGGAACGCCGAGATCACTCTGCAGCTGGTGCAGTACAAGAACCGCCAGGCCATCCTGGCCGTCAAGTCCACtcggcagaagcagcagcacctcGTCCAGCAACACGGTCCCCGCCTCCGAAGCGCCTCCAACTCCGCCTAG